TTCCGGCCGACAAGGTAATGGATGTACCTGGGAAAAATTTTGGTTTTATCATTCACGACAAAATTAAAATGAGGGTACATAGCTTAATTATTACCTCCCCTGATACAGAAAAAGATTCTGTTGATGCTCCTCATGATGCTGGTAATTCCAAACTGGAAACTAAAGCTTCCTTTGTTGAACATGACCCCCCAGAAAAAGATACTCTGGATGCAGTATTCGCGGATTTAAAGGCATTAGTAGGACATGAACAAACCAAACGTCACCTGTTCTCATTAGCAAATTACCTCAAAGTCCAAGCCGAACGCCGCCAGCGAGGGCTAAAAATAGTAGACACTTCACTCCATCTGATGCTATATGGCCCTCCAGGTACAGGTAAGACAACCATCGCTCGGTTAGTGGGACGCTTGTATAAGCAGTTGGGTTTCTTTCCACGGGGACACGTTGTAGAAACCGATCGCGCTGGCATTATTGGCGGTTATATTGGACAAACTGCCTTACGTGTGGAAAGTGCTGTACAGCAAGCTATTGGTGGTGTATTGTTCATCGATGAAGCCCACGCCTTGGCAGCTGAAGATACACCCAACGACTTTGGCAAGGAAGCATTGCAGATATTAATTAAGCGGATGGAAGATTACCGCGATCGCATGGCGGTAGTTGTCGCTGGCTACACTGATGAGATGGATCGCTTATTAGCACTAAATCCTGGGCTGAAATCGCGTTTAAATCGGTTATTTTATTTAGATCACTATAGTCCTAATGAATTATTAGCGATTTTTAAGAAATTCTGTCATGATAACGGTTATATTTTAGACCCATCAGCCATTATCGTCCTGCAAGCTACTTTTGAAATGGCTTACGCCAAACGGGACAAAAGCTTTGGTAATGGGCGTTTTGCCAGGGCGCTGTTTGAGCGCAGCATTGAACAACAAGCCAACCGTATTGTTACGCATCTACGAGAGTTAGACGATTATCAAATTAACTTAATTTTGGCTGAGGATCTGTCTTTTATGTAGGGGTAGTTGACAGTTGACAGTTGACAGTTGTCAATTGTCAGTTGTTTTTTCTCCTCTGTTCCTTGTATATTTTTTTATCTGCAAGTTCGTAAGCGATCACGCATTGTGATGATGGCTAAAGGCGATCGCAAAACATAACAGCCATCATTACCAATCAGCTTGAATTGCTTGCTGTAAATCAGCCGCTTCATCATCACTCAAAATACCAGCAAATTTCGCTAGAGGATGATGACTACGTGTTTTCTGAACCCGATGCAAAAAATCTAACATTACTTCAACTAACTCATCTGGAACCTCTGCAAGTTCTTGGATAAGCTGCTTGCGGCTGGTCATACATTTGCCCTCTTTAGCAAAGTCTATCCGCTAAATATTATAACGAATCAATGAATGAGTCTCAAAATGAATTAAGTAAGTCGGTGGGAAAAAACAAAACTAAGTTAAGAAAGGTAAACAAAGCTATAACCCTCTTCCCTCCTGCCTCCTGCCTCCTGCCTTGCCATAGCGATAATTTTTAACACTGAGCTACTTACATAGGTTTAGCGTAGGCGGAGCATCGTCGCAGACATCGCTAAAATTCCCAATCCCCATCACCCAGGCTAAATGTTTACCATAAGAAAAAAAGGTTAGCAGGAATCTCTCATGAATTTATTGACTTACATGATGCACTTAGTAGGTTCTGGTGCTTTTGCTTACTACAGTGCTGCTCAGATCCGTGACTCTAAAACTCGCCCTAATATCCTTGCTGGGTTTCAGTTAGCGGAATCTGGATCTGTGCCTTTTTTGATAGCATTAAGCGATCGCGCCGCCGCCGAGGGCGATACATGGTTAGCCCAAAAGCTCCAACAACACGCCTCAGATGAAACTAGGCATGGTCAAATTTTCGCTCACGGTTTAAAACAACTCAATAAACAAGTCATAGATTTTAAGAGTCAACCCCAAACTACATCTACAGATAAATCACAACAGCAGCGTAGTCCATTTTTTGCAGCCTTTTTTGAAGGTTACACCGCAGAACAACTAAAACCTGCTGTTATTGACTGGAATGTATTCATGGGTAGCACTTACATTCTGGAGTTAGATGCAAGCAAAGACTTTGCCAGGATGGCGAACGCATTACCCGATGATGAACCTGTTTCTCGCAACTTAAAACTGGGGATTTTGAGTGTCGCTAAAGATGAAACTAGTCATGCTGCTTATCTTTATGAAGCAATGACACGGCGAATGTCTCTTACCCAAGTACAAAAGCTGATAGATGAGTGGCGTACTCGCAAAGTTAACGCGAGTTTTGCATTTGCTAGTAATCTTTTACAAGGCAAAGCACCAAATCGTTCGCTAGTACAAGATAGTATGGCTTCATAAAAGATTCTGAACTGATTTGAACGTGAGTTCTACGGTTTAGCTAAACGCCGCAAGAAGAAGGCAGTTGCGTGACTGTCGGCAGAGTCGGCTAACGCACTGCCTCATGACTTGCATGTCAAAAAAGAGACAGTCTCTGACCAAAATTGAGCGTAAGTGAAATACTGACATCTTATACCTTCTCAATAAGCAGGTGATGGGCTTTTAGCAACAAGCTGCTTATATAAAAATGATGTATCACCTAATGAACCATCAGGAAAATAAGCATAGTTGGGAATTTTACCCACCAAAACATAGCCAAGAGAAAGATACAGCTGCTCGGCGATACTATCTGTCATAGTATCCAGTGTGAGTAATGTCCTACCTTGACTAAGAGCAACTTGTTCTAGGCGTTGCATCAGGCTTCGTGCAATTCCCTGTCCCCTAGCTTGGCGATGTACAAGTAGTTTAGCAATATCAGCTCGGTGTGATTGATTTGGTGGTGTAGTCAGACTCAGTTGAACTGTCCCGACTGCTCGACCTTCCACAAGTGCCACTAGGAGAATTTTATCTCCTTGGGCGACAGCAGGCAGAATAGTTTGCCAATATGCGATCGCTTCTGTCACAGTAAAAGGCATCATAAAGCTAACCGATGCCCCACTAGTAACAGCATCAACCAGAATCTCACTGAGTTCTAGTAAACGAGATGTAGCTTCGGCAGCATCAATTTCGACAATCTGATAGTTGCTTGCCATATCTAACCCAAAAACAACTGATAGGCTGGATTTTGACTCTCATCCCAGTAACGATAGCCAAGGGTATCAAGAAATGCCTGCCATTCTTCCATCTCTTGGGGTGGAACCTGCATTCCTACAACGATGCGCCCGTAGTCTGAACCGTTGTTACGGTAGTGGAACATACTAATATTCCAGTTGGGACTCATGGAGGCGACGAATTTCATCAACGCGCCAGGGCGTTCGGGAAACTCAAACCGATAAAGTAACTCATTGTGCGCTAAAGGAGAATGTCCACCTACCATGTGCCGTAAATGAAGCTTGGTAAGTTCATCATCGGTTAAATCTAGAGTTTCAAAACCGCAGTCTTCAAAAGACTGTACCATTTTGGCTCTATCGGCACGGTTTTGAATTTGCATCCCGACAAAAATATGGGCAATTTTTTCGTCAGCGATGCGATAGTTAAACTCTGTTAAGTTGCGTCTGCCAATACAGTCGCAAAACTTCCGCAAACTCCCTGGTGTTTCGGGAATTGTCACTGCAAAGATGGCTTCGCGCTGTTCTCCAAATTCTGCTCGTTCCGCCACAAAGCGCAGACGGTCAAAATTCATATTTGCACCGCAGGCTACAGTAATTAAGGTTTGTCCTTCAATTTGCTCACGTTCTACATAGGCTTTAGCACCTGCGATCGCCAATGCTCCAGCCGGTTCTAAAATAGAGCGGGTATCCTCAAATACATCTTTAATCGCCGCACAGGTATCATCTGTATCCACTAAAATAATCTCGTCTACATACTCTTGACACAGGCGGAAGGTTTCTTCCCCTACTTCTCGCACTGCTACACCATCGGCAAATAAACCCACCTGTGATAACCGTACCCGATGCCCAGCTTTCAATGATTGGTGCATGGCATCAGCATCAACTGGCTCAACCCCAATAATTTTAATCTCTGGGCGTAAGCGTTTCACATAAGCGGCAATTCCCGCAATTAACCCGCCGCCACCAATAGCGACGAAAATAGCGTGGATGGGTTGCTGATATTGGCGGAGAATTTCCATACCAATAGTTCCCTGTCCGGCAATTACATAAGGATCATCAAAGGGGTGAATGAATGTTAAACCTTTCTCTGCTTCTAATTGCCGCGCGTAGGCATAGGCATCATCATAGGTATCCCCATGTAAAACTACCTCTCCACCTCTGGCTTTAACTGCATCTACCTTTACTTGGGGAGTAGTTATAGGCATGACAATAATTGCCTTAGTGCCTAACTGTTTCGCACCTAGCGCCACACCTTGGGCATGATTTCCCGCAGATGCAGCAATTACACCCTGAGTAAGTAAATCTGGTGGTAGGTTCGCCATCTTGTTGTAAGCACCGCGCAGCTTAAAGGAAAACACAGACTGCATATCCTCGCGCTTTAGTAGCAGTTTATTATTCAGTCTGCGAGAAAGATTAGGGGCGTACTCCAGTGGTGATTCCTGGGCAACATCATATACACGAGCAGTCAGGATTTGTACGAGGTAGTCGCAAAGCATGGGTAGATGGCATGTGCAAGGGCTGGATCAAGATTAATTTTACGTTAAGTTTGTCCCTATACTTTGCTAGTTTTAGCGATCGCTAACTGTAACGGTGCTTAAATGTTCACAGGACAAACTAGACTTTACCAATTTTCACGGAAGTGAGGTACAGTTTTGAAACGCAGAGGAACGCTGAGGGAAGCGCAAAGGCACGCTGAGGTTTACCCAATTCTATTAGCGATGTGCTTAGTATCTCAGCAGATGAGGAAACGCTATATGTAAGTTCTAACTTCATAATTAATAGTTGAGTTCGTTTTTATTCTCATCTGGTCACTACTTTCTTTTGGCGTAGTCAGTAAAATTATGGAGTTGTTTCATCTGGTAGATTAACTTGAGATTAAAGAAAGATACACATATAGTAAATAGCTTTAAAAGCGATTTCTAAAAATTGATTTATGCAAAATATCTATGGCAATCTTCAAGGCATAAAGTCGAGCCATCTGAAGAAATTACAACGACTTTATGAAGAACGGCAACCAGCAGATAGATTTATAACGCTGGAATTTGCTCAGACTTTAGCAGCAATTACTAGCGAAATTCATCACCCAATTTGTTGTTATATTAATCGCCGTGGGCAAATTCTGCGGCTAGCTGTAGGGACACCAAACCAAACCCAAATCCCGACAGATGAATTACCACGGCGTAGTGCAGAACGTTTAAGTGGTATTCGTTGCATTGCAACTCAATTGCAATCAAAATCACCCGATGACACAGCATTGATTGCAATGGCGCTTCAACGTTTAGATGCTTTAGTAACTTTAACTGTAACTGATAGTCAACCCGAAGAAGCTTTTTTAGCTTATCTCATCCCTGATTTAGAAAAACCTTGGATAGTTTCGCCTCCCCTCAGTTTGGAAGATATCACAGAACAAGATTTTGATGAATTAGTAGCAGAATGGGAAAAAGATATTTCTGATGCAGGGGGAATAGTTTTACCTCAAAATAATAACTCCGACCAAGATAGAGTATTGCTTGTAGGTGTCAAAACAGATGATATATCTGACCAACGATTTGCAGATGGACTAGCTGAATTAGTGCGACTTGTAGAAAGTGCTAGGGGAATTGTGTTAGATACAATGCGACAAAAGCGTAGTCAACCCCACCCGCAAACAGTAGTTGGTACGGGAAAGGTTGAAGAAATTACGCTTTTGGCACAAAAATTAGGGGCTAATTTAATTGTTTTTGACCGTGATATTTCCCCATCACAAGCTCGTAATTTAGAGAATGAAATTGGCATACGAGTTGTTGACCGCACAGAAGTAATTTTAGATATATTTGCTCAACGCGCTCGCACTCAAGAGGGTAAATTACAAGTAGAATTGGCACAACTTGAATATACTCTGCCTCGGTTGCGTGGTCGTGGTCGAGAAATGTCGAGATTAGGTGCGGGAATTGGTACACGAGGCCCTGGTGAAACTCAACTAGAAACAGAACGCCGGACAATTCAGCGTAAAATTGCTCAATTACAGCAGGAAGTAAATCAACTACAAGCACATCGCGCACGTATCAGACAACAAAGACAGCAGCAAGAAATTCCTGTTGTGTCGTTAGTGGGTTATACCAACGCTGGTAAATCAACTTTGTTGAATATATTAACTCACGCAGAAGTTTACACCGCAGACCAATTATTCGCCACCCTCGACCCAACAACGCGCAAAGTAGTAATTACGGAACCAGAAACTCAAGAGCGTAGGTCAATTCTATTAACAGATACAGTAGGGTTTATTCACGAACTTCCACCCTCGTTAGTAGATGCGTTTCGCGCCACTTTAGAGGAAGTAAGCGAAGCAGATGCTTTACTTCATCTAGTTGACTTGTCTCATCCAGCTTGGGAAAGCCATATCGCCAGCGTGCAGGAAATACTTGGAGATATGGCAGCAACTCCTGAAAAAGTGTTGCTTGCTTTTAACAAAATTGATCAAGTAGGTAGTGAAACTTTAGCAGGCGCTCAACAACAGTATCCCCAAGCCGTGTTTATTTCCGCAACTGAAAAATTGGGTTTAGAAACTTTAAAACAGCAATTGCTGCAATTAATTGATGAGAAGGCGGGTGTAGAGGTATAGCGAAAGACCAATTTCCAATTCAGAAACCTGTCTTATATTTCTCACAAGGATAATTTTTATGCTATGTATTGTCGTTCATGGTGGAGCAAAAACCATTAGCGAAGAGAAGGTTGAGGCTAACCATGCAGGTTGTACAGCAGCAGCCGAAGCTGGTTGGGCAGTGTTAATTAGTGGTGGTACAGCCGCAGAATCGGTTGAGGCTGCTATCCGTGTCTTTGAAACCGACCAGACATTTAATGCAGGTTTTGGTGCAACCCTTAACAGCGATGGAGAAGTAGAGCTAGATGCAGCAATTATGGAAGGCTCCTTATGTTGGGGGGGAGTCGCAGCAGTTCAGGGTGTACGTCATCCGATTTCGGTAGCAAGGAAGATTATGGATGACAAACCCAGACTGCTAGTAGCAGAAGGTGCTAAAAGATTTGCTACTGAGTGTGGAGCCGAAATGTGTAGAAAAGAGGCTTTGGTAGCCGACGAGCAGAAGCAGCAGTGGAAAGAAGATCAAAAAGTTAGCGATCGCCCCAACACCGTAGTTTGTGTAGCTTTAGATAAAAGCGGCACTTTAGTAGCTGGTACTTCTACTGGTGGTACAACTCATCAACAAGCTGGTCGCGTTGGTGATAGTGCAGTCGTTGGCTGTGGTTTGTATGCTGACGGCAAAATCGGCGCTTGCTCAACAACAGGTAATGGCGAATCGATTATCCCCGTAGTTTTGGCTAAAACTGCGATCGATTTTTTGAATGGAGACAGACATCCAGAGGAAGCAGCGCAAATGGCGATCGCAGCGCTGAAATCTAAGGTTGAAGGAGAAGCTGGATGTATTATTTTAGGTTAGTTATTGGCAAGAGCATTTTGGCTTCAGTTACGCCAAAAGAGAAATGTTTGATTGTTCTACTTATTTAGATGATTTGAGTCAGGATAATGGGTTTGATAAACTCCTCCCTCTATTCCCTTTTGATCATCTCAAACCGGAAAAACACGCTGTTAATCCAGATACCCATTACCGTTTACTTAGCAAAGTAACTCTTGCTGAATTGGGTGTGCAATGTCCTAAATATGAAACCTACAATTTACACCAAGTTGATATTGCAGATATTGAGTTACAGCAATTTCCCTATTTAATTAAAACCTCTCACGGGCTTTCTGGGGAAGGTACATACATCATCAAAAGCACCAGCGATTTGAATTATTGTCTAGAAGAAATTAAAAAATATCTGGATATCAAGCTGCTGGATACAATTATTGTTTCAGAGTTCGTCAAGAATGAAGTGCAGAACTACTGTGTGCAGTTTTATGTCAACAAGACGGGAGAAATAACTCTGATTGGTACTACCAGTCAATTAGTTACACCAGAGGGTAATTATTTAGGGGGACTAATTGACTACAGTAAAGATTATATGAGCAAGTTCTCTGACATGATTGCTGCGATCGCTCAGTATGCTCATCAACAGGGTTATTTTGGTGTCATTGGCTTTGATGTATTAGAAGATAGGGACGAACAACTTTTTGCGATCGATGCTAATTTCCGTGTGAATGGTTCGACTCCACTATGCTTACAACGTCATACCTTACTCAACTTAGGAAAAGAGGTAGCTAAATATTCAAGTGATTACCGTATAGAGGGAACATTAGACTCTGTTTTAATTAACTTGAAAGCAGAAATAGAGCGCAAAGATTTAATTATTCTCTCAGCATTAGAGAAGGTCAAATACGGCAAAATTTATACCGATATTTATGGCATAGTGGCTGGCGAAACGATTCAGGAAATGCAGTACATTGAGCAAGAGTTACAAAGTAAAGGATTGCAACAGGTTAGTTAAGAGTGCTGAGTGCTTACTCAATATAAGTTTGATAAAAACATAATAAGGTGAGCAAAGCCCACCCTACGGTTACTGGAATCACCAATTACCAACACCCAAGCTATGATAAGTGATTAAATGGACATGATATTAATTGTTCCTTCTACAATACCTCTGTTTTTGCATTATATGCTTCAGGTAATTTCCACCAGGGAAGATGAGGATATTCGTGATGTTCTTCGTGATAGCCGAAATGATAGCAAGTAACAAAAGACCAGAAAACAGGAAATCCAATACTCCGCGCACAATGACGGTTATTGTAACCACCTTCTAACCTTCTGTGAGGTAAAAATGTGCCGAAATAAAATAACTGCACTGAACTTAAAATAGAAGGTATCATCCAAAATAGTGTTAAATTATCCTCAGGTATTTTGAAGAGATTTTTTACTGTGTGAAATATTATCACTAATCCAAAAAACTGTGTCCATTGCCAATAGGATTTCATGAAATGGAAATACCAGAGGAAGAAGTTTTGAGGATAAACATTGTGATAATCAGGGTCTAAATCACTACCTGGATGTCGATGGTGTAGCCAATGTTTTTTTAATAAATCTTTATAAGATAGTAGTCCATATAATATTAAAGATAATTTACCTATAAAATTATTAATTTTAATATTTTTAGAATAAACTACACCGTGCATAGCATCATGGGCAGTAATAAACAAACCTGTATACAAGAATGTTTGCCAGATAATAGCTATTCCTAATAATACAACATTCATTCTAGTTGTATCTAATGAGAATAAAAAAAGTAGACTAATAGCCCATATAAATATAATTCCAAAGGCAACAAATATACCTTTATTAGCTCCTCTCTCTTCTATTGTTGATGGGTACAGAACCATCTGTTCTGATTGCAAAGATGATGCTTGACATTGAACCATACTTTTCTACCGTTATGATTTGTTGATGATTTACAAGTTAAAATACACAATTCTTCTAGAGACACTTCTGTATCTCAAGATATTTAGGTTTAAGATGTCAACTAGCTTTTACATAGTTTTTGGCAAAATTAGCAGTTATTAAAAATCTATCTAGTTAGGTGACATTTTTAAGTATTACACAATATTAACATTTTGTTACACTTCTACTATAAGAAAAATTTTTCTCATAATTATCTGTCTATAGTTTTAACTATCTCTTCTACTCAAGCAAGAAATTTAGCCTTAAATTTGCTTTAATATCCAGCAATTAATAAATATAAATCTGGCAATAA
Above is a genomic segment from Nostoc sp. MS1 containing:
- a CDS encoding AAA family ATPase, whose amino-acid sequence is MLIFEEHFQDNRCSWVTRDSAECSLCMDVSHYIFDHKRAGETYWLSWNSAEFFYERTNFHIHIVLEKAAGVEDHGFGFVWGLSDVSNFFEFVISGNGHYRIAEVKEGSFINYTDWKRCDRIHRTDAVNLLEIARVGDMVEFYINSTLIDKFPADKVMDVPGKNFGFIIHDKIKMRVHSLIITSPDTEKDSVDAPHDAGNSKLETKASFVEHDPPEKDTLDAVFADLKALVGHEQTKRHLFSLANYLKVQAERRQRGLKIVDTSLHLMLYGPPGTGKTTIARLVGRLYKQLGFFPRGHVVETDRAGIIGGYIGQTALRVESAVQQAIGGVLFIDEAHALAAEDTPNDFGKEALQILIKRMEDYRDRMAVVVAGYTDEMDRLLALNPGLKSRLNRLFYLDHYSPNELLAIFKKFCHDNGYILDPSAIIVLQATFEMAYAKRDKSFGNGRFARALFERSIEQQANRIVTHLRELDDYQINLILAEDLSFM
- a CDS encoding ferritin-like domain-containing protein gives rise to the protein MNLLTYMMHLVGSGAFAYYSAAQIRDSKTRPNILAGFQLAESGSVPFLIALSDRAAAEGDTWLAQKLQQHASDETRHGQIFAHGLKQLNKQVIDFKSQPQTTSTDKSQQQRSPFFAAFFEGYTAEQLKPAVIDWNVFMGSTYILELDASKDFARMANALPDDEPVSRNLKLGILSVAKDETSHAAYLYEAMTRRMSLTQVQKLIDEWRTRKVNASFAFASNLLQGKAPNRSLVQDSMAS
- a CDS encoding GNAT family N-acetyltransferase, which produces MASNYQIVEIDAAEATSRLLELSEILVDAVTSGASVSFMMPFTVTEAIAYWQTILPAVAQGDKILLVALVEGRAVGTVQLSLTTPPNQSHRADIAKLLVHRQARGQGIARSLMQRLEQVALSQGRTLLTLDTMTDSIAEQLYLSLGYVLVGKIPNYAYFPDGSLGDTSFLYKQLVAKSPSPAY
- the ilvA gene encoding threonine ammonia-lyase, biosynthetic, producing the protein MLCDYLVQILTARVYDVAQESPLEYAPNLSRRLNNKLLLKREDMQSVFSFKLRGAYNKMANLPPDLLTQGVIAASAGNHAQGVALGAKQLGTKAIIVMPITTPQVKVDAVKARGGEVVLHGDTYDDAYAYARQLEAEKGLTFIHPFDDPYVIAGQGTIGMEILRQYQQPIHAIFVAIGGGGLIAGIAAYVKRLRPEIKIIGVEPVDADAMHQSLKAGHRVRLSQVGLFADGVAVREVGEETFRLCQEYVDEIILVDTDDTCAAIKDVFEDTRSILEPAGALAIAGAKAYVEREQIEGQTLITVACGANMNFDRLRFVAERAEFGEQREAIFAVTIPETPGSLRKFCDCIGRRNLTEFNYRIADEKIAHIFVGMQIQNRADRAKMVQSFEDCGFETLDLTDDELTKLHLRHMVGGHSPLAHNELLYRFEFPERPGALMKFVASMSPNWNISMFHYRNNGSDYGRIVVGMQVPPQEMEEWQAFLDTLGYRYWDESQNPAYQLFLG
- the hflX gene encoding GTPase HflX; amino-acid sequence: MQNIYGNLQGIKSSHLKKLQRLYEERQPADRFITLEFAQTLAAITSEIHHPICCYINRRGQILRLAVGTPNQTQIPTDELPRRSAERLSGIRCIATQLQSKSPDDTALIAMALQRLDALVTLTVTDSQPEEAFLAYLIPDLEKPWIVSPPLSLEDITEQDFDELVAEWEKDISDAGGIVLPQNNNSDQDRVLLVGVKTDDISDQRFADGLAELVRLVESARGIVLDTMRQKRSQPHPQTVVGTGKVEEITLLAQKLGANLIVFDRDISPSQARNLENEIGIRVVDRTEVILDIFAQRARTQEGKLQVELAQLEYTLPRLRGRGREMSRLGAGIGTRGPGETQLETERRTIQRKIAQLQQEVNQLQAHRARIRQQRQQQEIPVVSLVGYTNAGKSTLLNILTHAEVYTADQLFATLDPTTRKVVITEPETQERRSILLTDTVGFIHELPPSLVDAFRATLEEVSEADALLHLVDLSHPAWESHIASVQEILGDMAATPEKVLLAFNKIDQVGSETLAGAQQQYPQAVFISATEKLGLETLKQQLLQLIDEKAGVEV
- a CDS encoding isoaspartyl peptidase/L-asparaginase family protein gives rise to the protein MLCIVVHGGAKTISEEKVEANHAGCTAAAEAGWAVLISGGTAAESVEAAIRVFETDQTFNAGFGATLNSDGEVELDAAIMEGSLCWGGVAAVQGVRHPISVARKIMDDKPRLLVAEGAKRFATECGAEMCRKEALVADEQKQQWKEDQKVSDRPNTVVCVALDKSGTLVAGTSTGGTTHQQAGRVGDSAVVGCGLYADGKIGACSTTGNGESIIPVVLAKTAIDFLNGDRHPEEAAQMAIAALKSKVEGEAGCIILG
- the crtW gene encoding beta-carotene ketolase CrtW, which produces MVQCQASSLQSEQMVLYPSTIEERGANKGIFVAFGIIFIWAISLLFLFSLDTTRMNVVLLGIAIIWQTFLYTGLFITAHDAMHGVVYSKNIKINNFIGKLSLILYGLLSYKDLLKKHWLHHRHPGSDLDPDYHNVYPQNFFLWYFHFMKSYWQWTQFFGLVIIFHTVKNLFKIPEDNLTLFWMIPSILSSVQLFYFGTFLPHRRLEGGYNNRHCARSIGFPVFWSFVTCYHFGYHEEHHEYPHLPWWKLPEAYNAKTEVL